From Xiphophorus couchianus chromosome 4, X_couchianus-1.0, whole genome shotgun sequence, a single genomic window includes:
- the LOC114142570 gene encoding uncharacterized protein LOC114142570 gives MMAETYSIQRAAINRGNSISKLLEDWPFLFEAIHLFDHTTTLLGFPVQTRLAEELSKKEKTIKDFLGSRGVDIPGSDAVQVISGIAKFFKEKPAQLFCQNELLHPESPDLDLPSTPCIFIMGEQLFKVAVDQMIVNDHIKSPIAALSYTFSMFYVLNIKYPKDMSLTLEFIQRVFLGLNPKRGSKAEMKGKKHHHIPPRLLKFVNELYDFDSPWKI, from the exons ATGATGGCTGAAACCTATAGCATCCAGCGAGCAGCAATCAACAGAGGAAACTCCATCAGCAAGTTATTAGAAGACTGGCCTTTTCTCTTTGAAGCAATCCACCTGTTTGATCACACAACCACCCTTCTTGGCTTCCCAGTACAAACCAGACTGGCAGAGGAAttgtcaaagaaagaaaagacaataaaGGACTTCCTTGGGTCCAGAGGGGTGGATATTCCAGGAAGTGATGCTGTCCAGGTGATTAGTGGAATCGCAAAATTCTTCAAGGAGAAACCAGCCCAACTATTTTGTCAAAATGAG CTGCTGCATCCAGAGAGTCCTGATCTTGACCTGCCAAGCACCCCATGCATCTTTATAATGG GTGAACAGCTTTTTAAAGTTGCTGTTGACCAAATGATTGTGAATGACCACATCAAGTCACCCATCGCTGCCCTAAGCTACACCTTCTCCATGTTTTATGTCTTGAacataaaatatccaaaagaCATGTCCCTGACACTGGAATTTATACAAAG agtctTTCTGGGCTTAAACCCCAAACGAGGGTCAAAGGCTGAAATGAAGGGGAAGAAGCATCATCACATTCCACCCCGACTGCTCAAGTTTGTAAATGAACTGTATGACTTTGACAGTCCATGGAAAATTTGA